A window of Bacillus solimangrovi contains these coding sequences:
- the yfmF gene encoding EF-P 5-aminopentanol modification-associated protein YfmF — MEQIDEKKIRLNGLTLHTITTKKFKTNGIVLKIKAPLLEDTVTTRSLLPHVLESGTQSYPTATKLRGRLEELYGAVLSSEVAKKGENHIITLRMDIANEKFLSTNEPLLEQGVQLLAEVLQHPALEDGAFNNKIVEQEKRSLKQRIQSIYDDKLRYANMRLVEEMCQHEPYRLNVHGNIDEVDSISAESLYETYEHMLHNDEIDLYFIGDLEENQAETLTEKYFKLPIQQSRTANKTNVTHFISHEEQEIIEEHDVKQGKLHIGYRTEITYSDKDYYALQLFNGLFGGFSHSKLFINVREKASLAYYAASRIESHKGLIFVMSGIESKEYDKALSIIREQMEEMKQGNFTDDEIAQTKAVLKNQLLEMMDTAHGFIEMAYQNVLGGIQRTPQQWIDGIERVTREELIKVGETIHIDTIYFLKGTEGA; from the coding sequence ATGGAACAAATTGATGAAAAGAAGATCCGTTTAAATGGATTAACACTTCATACAATCACAACAAAAAAATTTAAAACAAATGGAATTGTTTTAAAGATCAAGGCTCCATTACTTGAAGACACGGTTACAACTCGTTCTTTGCTTCCACATGTCTTAGAATCAGGTACACAATCTTATCCAACAGCTACCAAGTTAAGAGGTCGCCTTGAAGAGCTGTATGGTGCAGTTTTATCAAGTGAGGTTGCTAAAAAAGGTGAGAATCATATTATTACGTTGCGTATGGACATTGCTAATGAGAAGTTTCTTTCAACTAATGAACCATTGTTAGAACAAGGTGTTCAACTTCTAGCTGAAGTATTGCAACACCCCGCATTAGAAGATGGCGCATTTAATAATAAGATTGTTGAGCAAGAGAAACGATCATTAAAGCAGCGAATACAGTCAATTTATGACGACAAATTGCGTTATGCTAACATGCGTTTAGTAGAGGAAATGTGCCAGCATGAACCATATCGCTTAAATGTTCATGGGAATATCGATGAAGTTGATTCGATCTCTGCTGAAAGTTTGTATGAAACATACGAGCATATGCTTCATAACGATGAAATTGATCTTTATTTTATCGGTGATTTGGAAGAAAATCAGGCTGAAACGTTAACCGAAAAATATTTCAAGCTACCTATACAGCAATCACGAACAGCAAATAAAACGAATGTTACTCATTTTATTTCACATGAAGAACAGGAGATTATTGAGGAGCATGATGTAAAGCAAGGTAAGTTACATATTGGCTATCGAACAGAGATAACGTATTCAGATAAAGATTATTATGCATTGCAATTGTTCAATGGATTGTTCGGTGGGTTTTCTCATTCTAAGCTGTTTATAAATGTTAGAGAAAAAGCCTCACTTGCGTATTATGCTGCCTCACGTATTGAAAGTCATAAAGGACTGATTTTCGTTATGAGTGGTATCGAATCAAAGGAATATGACAAAGCATTATCTATAATTCGGGAGCAAATGGAAGAAATGAAGCAAGGGAATTTTACCGATGATGAAATAGCTCAAACAAAAGCAGTGCTTAAAAATCAATTGTTAGAAATGATGGATACGGCACATGGATTTATTGAAATGGCATATCAAAATGTATTAGGTGGTATACAAAGAACACCACAACAATGGATTGATGGTATTGAGCGTGTGACAAGAGAAGAGTTAATTAAGGTAGGCGAAACGATTCATATAGACACCATTTATTTCCTAAAAGGAACGGAGGGTGCATAA
- a CDS encoding ABC transporter permease: MDIMHILEIIIPAAIFYASPLIFTALGGVFSERSGVVNIGLEGLMLMGAFVGIVGTLTLQDSLSIAAPWVAILIAGVIGGLFAVLHAVASITLRADQVVSGVAINFLAAGLTVFLIKKIYGKGQTDFIDERIYKMDIPFLSDIPIIGPLFFSSAYLTSYIAILFAFVVWFVIYKTPFGLRLRAVGEHPMAADTMGINVKRMRYTGVILSGVLAGIGGAVYATSISGNFSHGTISGQGFMALAAMIFGKWHPLGALGAALFFGLAQSISITGEQLPLLQDIPKVYLTIAPYVLTILALAGFVGRADAPKAIGKPYEKGQR; this comes from the coding sequence ATGGATATCATGCACATACTTGAAATTATCATCCCTGCAGCCATTTTCTATGCATCCCCACTTATCTTCACAGCACTTGGTGGTGTATTCAGTGAACGTTCAGGTGTTGTTAACATTGGTCTTGAAGGTCTAATGTTAATGGGGGCTTTCGTTGGTATAGTTGGGACACTTACGTTGCAAGATTCCCTTAGCATAGCAGCCCCATGGGTAGCGATATTAATTGCAGGTGTTATCGGTGGTTTATTCGCAGTATTACATGCTGTGGCCTCGATTACACTACGAGCTGATCAAGTTGTCAGTGGTGTAGCCATTAACTTCTTAGCCGCAGGTTTAACGGTATTCCTTATTAAAAAGATTTATGGAAAAGGACAAACAGACTTTATTGATGAGCGTATTTATAAAATGGATATTCCATTTTTAAGTGATATTCCAATTATTGGGCCATTGTTTTTTAGCAGTGCGTATTTAACCTCATATATTGCAATATTGTTTGCATTTGTAGTTTGGTTTGTCATTTATAAAACTCCATTCGGCTTACGTTTACGAGCAGTAGGTGAACATCCGATGGCAGCAGATACGATGGGAATTAATGTAAAGAGAATGCGTTATACAGGTGTTATCTTATCAGGTGTTTTAGCTGGTATTGGTGGAGCTGTGTATGCGACATCTATTTCAGGAAACTTCTCACATGGAACGATTTCTGGTCAAGGGTTCATGGCACTAGCAGCAATGATCTTCGGTAAATGGCATCCATTAGGAGCATTAGGAGCAGCCTTATTCTTTGGACTAGCCCAATCAATAAGTATTACAGGTGAACAATTACCGTTACTGCAAGATATTCCGAAGGTGTATTTAACAATTGCTCCGTATGTGTTAACAATCCTCGCTTTAGCTGGATTTGTGGGACGTGCTGATGCACCTAAGGCAATTGGAAAACCATATGAAAAAGGGCAAAGATAA